The DNA window TCCGGCAGAAATAACCGTACTGTATTTTCTTATCTGGCACTGACGCGACGGCACTACGCCCGCGTCAGTGCTTTTTTTATCGGAGCAGAATTAACCTATGGACGATCGTAAACGGTATTGGGTTGGGGCCGGGCTGGTGCTGCTGTCGGCCTTCTGCTTTGCCTGCAAGGGTATTCTGATCAAGCTGGCGTTCCGCTACCCCGTCGACCCGATTGCGTTGCTGACCTTACGCATGGCCTTTTCACTGCCATTTTATCTGGCCATCGGCCAGTATCTGAAACGCATCGAAGGGCCGGTATCGCTATCACGCCGGGAGTGGGTAGCCTTAGCCGCCGTAGGTATTACGGGCTATTACTTCGCCAGCCTGTTCAATTTCATCGGCCTTGTGTACATATCGGCCAGTCTGGAGCGGATACTGCTGTTTATCTACCCAACCTTTGTACTGCTGCTCAACGCGGTTGGCTTCAGCCGACGGGTGACGCGACAGCAGGTAATTGCGTTGCTCCTCACCTATTCGGGCATCCTACTGGCGTTTGTGGGCAACATCGGCGCGTCAGCCCACACAAACGTAATGCTGGGTGCCTTCTGGGTTATTCTGAGCGGGCTCGTTTACGCGCTGTATCTGGTCGGTAGTGAGTCCGTCATGCGTCGGCTGGGCTCGCAGCGGTTCACGTGTTACGCTATGGTAGCGGCTACTGTCCCGACTGTACTGCACGGCGTCGTTGCGCACGGCGAGGGTCTGTTTCATTACCCAATGCCCGTATACGGCCTGGGTCTGATTATGGCAATTTTCGTAACGGTCGTCCCGACGTTTATGATGGCCGAGGGTATCCGGCGTGTTGGCGCAGGTAACACGTCGATCATTGCCAGTATCGGCCCCATTTTCACGATCGGCTTATCGACGGCTATCTTACACGAAGTTATCACCTGGCAGCAGGTTGCTGGTACAGGCCTTGTCCTGCTCGGTGTGTTTCTGACAAGCTGGAAAACTCCGAAAAAGCTACTTATATCATCAAATAAGTATAGAAATACAATTAACTGATTATGAGCTTATAATCGGCAACAATGCCGTTTTTCAATTTATCAACCTGTTTTCATTCCTAAATAAGAAGTTATTGGACCTTTTGATAACTTCAATCGGGTTCACAGAGGTAGAGATGCCTCTTTTGCTATTAAATTCACCAGTAGACTTCTTCTTGTCTCTCTCTTAATGACACCTGATATGGTTATGGAAAACGACAAACAAATTGATAAAGCAGCATACGTGCTGAAAGCCGTTGCGCACCCGCTACGCATCCGGATCATTCAGATGTTGAACGAAAGTACCGAGCTGAATGTGTCGACGATCTACAAGAACCTGAACGCCGAGCAGTCGCTGATTTCGCACCACCTGATCAACATGCGCGACAAAGGCATTCTCGATATTCGGCGGAGTGGAAAGAATATTTTCTATTTCCTCGTCGATACGGCCGTGGCAGAAATCATTGACTGCATCTACCGCAGCAAGATTATTCAATAGCGCCAACCACCCCGTAGCAGACAGCCCGGTTACTGACCATACGTTCTGGTCAGTAACCGGGCTGTGTGTTTATCCGGTTCAGTTAGTTGAACAGCTCACCGGGCCGCATGGGGGGCATTATACCCAGGTGGTGGTACGCTTTCTCGGTCGCTTCCCGACCGCGCGACGTGCGCTTCAGAAACCCTTCCTGAATCAGAAACGGTTCGTACACTTCTTCGATCGTCTCAGACTCTTCCCCGCAGGCGGTGGCAATGGTCGTTATCCCCACCGGGCCGCCCTTGAACTTCTCGATAATTGTCGACAGGATACGGTTGTCCATATCGTCGAGTCCGTTCTGATCGACGTCGAGCGCGCTCAGCGCGATCTCGGCAATGTCGACGTTGATGTAGCCGTTGCCTTTCACCTGCGCAAAATCACGGGTTCTGCGCAGCAAGTTGTTGGCAATACGCGGTGTACCCCGGCTCCGGCGGGCAATCTCATACGCCCCCGTCTCATCGATGGCCGTACCCAGAATAGCCGATGACCGCTGCACAATGCTGGTCAGCAGTTGCGCGTCGTAGTACTCAAGGCGGCAGCTGATGCCAAAGCGGGCGCGCAACGGAGACGTCAGCATACCGGCCCGGGTTGTAGCACCGATCAGCGTGAAGGGGTTGAGCTTGATCTGCACCGTACGCGCGTTCGGACCCGAGTCGAGCATAATGTCGATCTTGTAGTCTTCCATCGCCGAATACAGGTACTCTTCCACGATGGGGTTGAGCCGGTGAATCTCGTCGATGAACAGCACGTCGTTCGGTTGCAGATTAGTCAGCAGACCGGCGAGGTCGCTGGGTTTATCCAGAACGGGGCCGGACGTCATCTTGATGTTGGCGTTCAGCTCGTTGGCAATGATGTGCGACAGCGTGGTTTTACCCAGTCCCGGCGGGCCGTGGAGCAGCACGTGGTCGAGCGCGTCGCCCCGCTGCATAGCCGCCCGCACAAAAACTTCAAGGTTATCGAGAATTTTCGCCTGCCCGGTAAAGTCTTCAAACGACAGGGGGCGTAAAGCCCGTTCGATTTCTTTATCCGTTGCGGTCATGCCCTCGCCCGATCCTTTCATAATATCGTTTCGCATGGCTATTGTGTTGGTACAGAATCTCACTCAAAAAAGCCCTAAACAGCTGATTAAAGGCGGATTCACTTCCTTCAAATGTACAAAAAAACAGCCAGAAATCCAGCGTAAATCACGGCTATCCAACTGCGAATTACCACCTTTTTTTGAACGAAATAAGCCCTGCCGACCAGTCTATCTAAACTGGCCGACAGGGCTTTACCGGGTACTCAATTTCACTACCGCACGAGCAGCACAGACCCCCGCCTGACGATTTTGCCCCGTTCGGGAAACGACTCACTTTTATAACTAATGACGTATGGGTACAGCATGGATGGATAGTCGGAACCACGGTAGGTGCCGTCCCATTTCTGCTCAGGATTGGTCGACATAAAGATCACTTCGCCCCAGCGGTTATACACCCGCATTTCGTAGTCGGTGATGTAGTTGGAGAACACCTGGAACTGATCGTTGACGCCATCGTTGTTGGGCGAAAACGCATCCGGTGCGTTCACGCGTGGCTCGCACTGGTTAATAACACTCGCCGTTGCTGTCGCCGTGCAACCGAGCGGGTCGGTAACGCGCAGGATGTAGTTGCCGATCTGACTGACCGCCAGCACACGAGCCGTATCCGACAACGGTCGCCCATCGCTGCCAATCCACTGAAACTGTAGCCCACTGGCCCCGTTGGCCACCAGTTGGGTTCGTCCCTGATCGCCCACGCACAACGCAGCCTGCTGGGTTACCGCGAAGTTTGGCGCGGGTCGGTCAGCCACCTGTACGCTGCTGCTGCCTTTACAACCGGTCTGCGTATTCGTTACGGTTACGCTGTACGACCCCGGCTGACTGACGTTGATCGTGGGCGTCGTCGCGCCATTGCTCCATTGATAGACATTGCCGGTCAGGTCGCCCGTCACCAGCGATAGCGACACCCCCTGCCCGCTGCATTTGGGCGGGGCAGCGGCTAAGCGGGCGAAACCTGCACTGTCCAGCCTGACAACGATACTGTCCCGCCCGGCCCTACAGCCGTTGGCGTCCTGCACCTGCACATTATACCGGCCGGGCGCAGCTTTGTCAAAGACGGGCGTCGATGTAATCAGGTTGTTGTTCTGATCGAGCCACGAATAAGCTACGGCGGTACCACCTGATATGTTCAGGCTGATCGTTCCGCTGTTGGGTATACTACACAACGCATCACGCACATTCGGCGTTAGCGTCAACTGATTAGCGGTCGATTTAAGCTGGAACGCCGAGTCAACCTTACAGGCATGAATACTATCGGTAACCTGCACGGCGTACCGCCCTTCGATCAGGTTAGTCAGTTGCGAACGGCCCGGCAATACGGCCCCGTCGGTTCGGGTCCAGGCGTAGGTATACGTATAGCTGCCCGCTGGCGTAACGGTGAGCGCAATGGCTCCGTCGGCCGATGTACAGGACCGGGGCCCGGTCAGGGCCGCCTGCAAGCGAATCTGAGGCAGCTCGCTTACGCGGATCGTATCGCTATTTTCGCAGGTTGCGTTGTCGGTTGGGAACGTAGCCGTGACGCTGTATACACCCGCCACCGGCGCCGTAATTGTTTTGGTCGTGGCCCCCGTATTCCAGCGGAACGTTCGCCACACCTGTTGCGGTACCGTCAGCTCTACCGTCGATTTGTAACAGGTCAGCGTATCGGGGCCGAGGTTGAGCGAGGGCACGGGCCTGATCTGCACCCGGATCGTATCGGTCTTGTAACACTCGCCGTTGGCAGCGAATCCGATGGCGTAGTAAAAGCCGGGCCGGGTAAACGTGATCGTTCGTTGTCGACCCGCTACCGCACCGTTTACCAGCCAGACGTAGTTTGTTGCGGGCACTTTGAGATCGAGCGTTATACCCCGTTTGTTACAAATCACCGTATCCGGCCCCAGATTCATCTGCTGCGGAGTTTCCAGGATCGTCAACGTGTCTTTGATGAGCGTGTCTTTACAGATACCGCCCGAACTGGTCCGGGTGACGATGTGAAAACTGACGTAGTATTGGCCCGGTTGCTGGTAGGTATGCCGCTGGGGTTGCAGGGCCGTTGTCGACACGGGTACACTACCGTCGCCAAAGTTCCAGGTATAGGTTTCCTTTAGCTTGGGGCAGTTGGGGCTTCCCTGAAACACGGTTGGTTGCCGGGCACAGGTGTCGGAATACGTAAAGCCCGGACCGCTCGACTGGTCGTTGAAGTTCGACACAAGGTTCGGCAACCCAAGCTGACTGGTTTTGCCACCCAGCGATTGACCGGCTGGGTTGAATTGCAGGCTGTCAAGCAGGCCACCGTTCGGATTTTCAATCGTACCAAGATTCCGGCTGCCTTTGACAGCCACATAAATCCGCCCGTCCGGGCCGATCTGAATCGAGCCGTATTGCCGCGTCGTGCTACTGTCGACCACCGTTCGGGACTGGGTCAACAACGAATCCTTTTGTGTCAGGTCATACTTGACAACGTACGATGTTCCTTTCTGGCTACCGTCGCGGTTGGTATCAGCCAGCATGGTTACGTACAGGCTATTGCCATCAGGCGAAAACTCAACACCGTAGGCTTTGGGCGGAGCGTTGCCCAGCTGTAGCGTCCGGTTGAATGTCATCTTACCCGTCGAGTCGTTGAACGTATACAGATCGACGGAGTTTTTGGGCGGGCCGGGGATAACAACGGCCATCGGGCGATTGCCTTTGTTCGCGCTGCTCGTATCGGCCGGACCAATCTTCATATACCCTTCCGCCTGCGCCAGCGAATCGATTTTCTGTCCACCGCAGTAAGTCGTCACGATGGGGTTTTCAGCCGTGGTCAGGTGGCGAATCTCAAAACAGTTGGAATCAAATTTCCGGTTGACAACCCAGTACGTCGAATCGCGGTCGTTGCGTACTGACGCCGACTGTTCGGTGCCGTTCTGCGTAACCGGAACGTTCTTTTCGACAATTGCGCCCTTGCCACTGTTTTGCCGCATATCGACCACACTGTATGTCAATACTTTGTTGCCCCGAATCTCCGATGTGGTATATACGTAATACAAATATTCGCAGCCCCGGCAGGTCGGTTTGGGTACGATCAGGGCCGATTGCGTCGATCGGGTATTGCCACCCAATGGTATCGTAACGGCACTGGTGTCGCCCGGCACGAGCGACTTCATCGGGTTACCGTTCTTATCGTAGATCGTAATCCCGTCCGAATAAAACAGCAGCTGCCCTTTCGTATTGGCAATCGACGACGACCCCTCGATCGTACTCAGATTACCATCGGTGATTGGCTTGGGCGATCCGCCACCGCCGAAGTCCAGCCCCGCGTTCTGCCCGAAATACCACTTAACGCCCTGCGATTCTTTCTTTTCCCCGCAAACGTCGACGTTGATACGATCCTGGTACGTACACCCATTCGGATCGATGGCTTCGACCGAATAACAGCCAGAACTGTCAACTGAAATAGTCTGCGTCGTATCGCCTTTGGGGTACCACAGAAACCGCAGCCCCGACTGCGGTGGGCCGCTGGCGTAGGGATCGAGCGTAATTTTTTCGCCTTTACAGATAGTCGTGTCCGTTTTCCAGTTGGCAAACGACTGCGGCCGGTTATACACCGACACAATCCGCTCGGAGGTCGTCGTTACCGACGCGCTGGTGGTTCGGGTCAGCGTCACGGTGTATGTACCCGCCCGCTCGAAGACGTGCTGCACGGCCGAATCGCCGACGGCCGTTCTGGTTACGGCTGCGCTGCCGTCGCCAAAGTTCCAGACCCGACGGGTTATGCCCGTCCGCACACTATCCACAAACCGCATGGAATCGGCCTTACACTGCTGATCGGGCACACAGGCTTTTCCACTTATTTTTATTCCCTGCGCCTGGGCACCGCCAATGCCAAAAAACAGGCACAGCAGCCACACCATTCCCGCTAAACACGTATACTTCTTACCGACTTTCATGGAACTGGCTGCTACCAATGCTCACCCCGCACAATTTCGCTCCAAAACATATCAGACCGTGGGAGCACTACGTTACTATAAACGATGTTGGCGAACTAAAATTTTATCCGCCGTCCAACGGAAACGGCACCGTAAAATCCCCTAGTTTTAACGTCTATCTCCAATTATCTGTACCGTCTAACACGGAATAGTGTTGCAACCGCCAAGTTGGTCCAACTGTTGCTTTACGACTTGTTATGTTCAAGAAATACCTGCTTTTAGGACTGTTGCTATCGTTGGGTCGGCTGGCGCAGGCGCAGGATCCGCAGTTTACGCAGTTTTACGCAGCTCCACTTTACCTGAATCCGGCTTTCGCCGGTTCGGCTTACGCGCCCCGGCTGACGGCCAACTATCGAAATCAATGGCCAGCCATCACCAACTACGTAACGACAATGGTTGGGTTCGATCATTATTTCGATCGTATCAACAGTGGCGTTGGGCTGCTCATCAGCAACGACAATCAGGGGCAGGGCCGCATTCAGGCTACGGAGATTGGCCTGCAATACGCATACCAGTTTCAGGTTAGTGAGTCGTCGACCGTACGGCTTGGGTTGCAGGGTTCGTATGTTAACCGCAACATCAATTATTTCGGCCTGACGTTCGGCGATCAGTTCAGTGATCGGGGCTTCATTTCCGGCAGCAGCACGATCGATCCGGTGGCGCAGGGCGGTTTCCCAAAAAACAAATACCTCGACTTCTCGACGGGGGCGCTGGTCTTCTCCGACTGGTATTGGGTGGGGGTTTCGGCGCACCATATCAACCGCCCCGATCAGGGCTTTTTTGTCAATGGCCGGAGCCGGCTGCCAATGAAAGGAAGTATTCAGGCGGGGCTGCGGATTCCACTCAACGGTGTTACTGGTCTGTCCGACGAGCTGGACCGCGAAATCAGTATTTCGCCGGTGATTCTCTACAAGTTTCAGGGCAAATACGATCAGTTGGATGTCGGGGCTTACCTGACGTATTCGCCCATTACCGTCGGTGCGTACTACCGGGGGATTCCGTTCAAAAAGTACGATCAGACGATCAACAACAACGACGCGGTGGCGCTGCTGGCTGGCTACCGGGTCGATAAGTTTTCGATTGGCTATAGCTACGACGCTACTATTTCGTCGCTGGGAGCCAGCGGTGGTTCGCACGAACTGTCGCTATCGTACATCTTCGAGAAGCCCGAACGCCGTACCGGTGTCCGTCGGCGCGACAAAAAACTCCCCTGTCCGAAGTTTTGATGCTCGGGTTTAACGTTTGAGGTTCAATGTTAAAGGTTGCCATCCGGCGTCAACGAACAGACACGGATAGCAACCTTAAACTTTAGACCAAAAACCTTAAACCCCTCTAACCACCAGTTGCACGGTATATCGGCTTTTCTGCTCCAGCAACAGCCGCTTTCCGACCAGCACCCGGTCGATGGTGCTTTGGTCGTAGTAGCGAATCGTGACCAGTTCGAGCCCGTCGTTGTAGCTGACCCGGAAATCCTGCCGGAGCATGTCGAGTAGCGGAGTTACACGGGTCGGGTCGTTGTCGACGACGACGGTAAAGCTGATTGCAGTGTTCTGCATCAGGTTGATTTTCACCCCCGCCTGCGCAAACCGCCCGAAGATCCGGCTCAGGTTATCTTCCGCGATAAACGAGAAGTCTGTCGGGTGCAGCGAAATCATTAACTGATTTATTTTGAAGATGAACGAGGGTGTGGTCAGGTGCTGCCCCGTGTCGCCGATCATCGTACCCGGCGCATCCGAGTCGATAAACGAACGGACATACAGCGGAATATTCTTGTTCTGAAGGGGCTTGATAGTTTTCGGGTGGATAACCGTTGCCCCGTAATAGGCTAATTCGATGGCGTCCTGATACGTAATACGTTGCAGCAGTACGGTATCGTCAAACCATTTGGGATCGGCGTTGAGAACCCCCGGCACATCCTTCCAGATTGTCACGCTATCGGCGTTCAGGCAGTAGGCAACGATAGCCGCTGAATAATCGGACCCTTCGCGGCCCAGCGTCGTCGTCCGCCCATCAGTCGACTGCCCGATGAATCCCTGAATGATCGACACCTGCTGTTTGTCGATGGCCTCGCACACCCGCTTTTTTGTCTCCGTCCAATCGACGCGCCCCTCCCGAAACGTAACATCGGTGCGGATGAGTTGTCGGGCATCCAGCCACTGCGTCGGAACACCCGCACTTTGCAGGTGAGCCGCGACAACCTGCGTCGACAGGACTTCACCCAGCGATACAATCTGATCGTATACTTCATCGCGGCTACCGGTTGCGGGCTGCTGCGTCATCGATTCCAATAGCGCAATCGTTTGGTGGACTGGCGCGAAGTCTCCCGTCAGATCGGCCATGATTCCCTCGTGGTACGCCCGAATCTGCGCGTTTTTCGCCTGAATCGACGGCTTATCGTCTGCCAGCCATGCCCAGACCAGTTCTTCCAGCGCGTTAGTTGTTTTGCCCATCGCCGACACGATCACCGCCGACTTTGGTCCCTGCTCTTTCACAACCCGAGCCAGATTCCGCACGCCCGCAGCATCTTTCACCGACGCTCCACCAAACTTGAAAACTTTCATAGGTCAGAAATTTTAAAGAGCGAAGGAGTGAATGAGTGAAAGAGCGAAAGCCATACGGCAAACGCGCTCTTTCACTCATTCACTCCTTCGCTCTTCGTTTTAGACCGCTATCGCGCGGCCAGTATAGAGCAGTTCACGGACGGCATCAGCTATACCCGGCGCGTCGAATCCGCACTCACGCTGAAGCTCGATCTGTTCGCCGTGTTCAACGATGGCATCCGGGATACCCAGCCGCTTCACGCGGGCCATGTAGCCGTGATTTGCCATAAACTCAAGCACTGCGCTACCAAACCCGCCCATCAGGCAACCGTCTTCCACGGTCAGAACGCGGTCGAACCGGCTAAAAATCTGGTGCAACAGAGCTTCGTCGAGTGGCTTCACATAACGCATGTCGTAGTGCGCCGGACGGATACCTTCTTTCGCCAGCATCGCCGTTGCTTCGACGGCGTAATTGCCAATGTGCCCGATCGTCAGAATTGCTACGTCTTCGCCGTCACTAATCAACCGGCCTTTGCCAATTTCCTGCGCTTCCAGCGGTGTTTTCCAGTTCGGCATCGTTCCCTCACCGCGTGGGTAGCGAATTGTGAACGCCTGCTTCCCCTGCTGCACCAGGTCCGACTGCGCGGTGTACATCATATTGCGCAGCTCCTGCTCGTTCATCGGCGCGGCTACGATCATATTAGGTACACAGCGCATAAACGCGATGTCATACGCACCGTGGTGGGTTGGTCCGTCGGCACCGGCGAAACCGGCCCGGTCGAGGCAGAAAACAACCGGCAACTCCTGAATGCAAACGTCATGAATGACCTGATCGTAGGCCCGCTGCATGAACGTCGAATAGATATTGCAGAACACAACTTCACCCTGCGAGGCCAGTCCCGCCGAGAACGTAACGGCGTGCTGCTCGGCAATACCTACGTCGAACGCCCGCTTCGGCATCGCTTTCATCATGATATTCATCGACGAACCCGACGGCATAGCTGGCGTTACGCCCACGATATTCGGGTTCTGCTCAGCCAGTTCGACCAGCGTATTGCCGAACACATCCTGATACTTGGGCGGCTGCGGGGTATCGTAAACTTTCTTCTGGATAACGCCCGTCACCTTGTCGAACAAACCGGGCGCGTGCCACTTGGTCTGGTCTTTTTCGGCCGGGCCGTATCCTTTGCCCTTCACTGTCAGCACATGCAGCAGCTTGGGGCCGGGAATCTTCTTCAGATCATCGAGTACGCTAACCAGATGGTCGATGTCGTGCCCGTCGATCGGGCCAAAATACCGCAGGTTAAGCGACTCAAACAGGTTACTTTGGTTCAACACCGACGTTTTGATGCTCGATTCAACCTTCGATACGATTTCCTGCGCGCTCTTGCCGAACTTGCTCATCTTGCCGAGCAGGTTCCACACCTCGTCTTTCACCTTGTTATAGGTCTGCGAGGTCGTGATGTCGGTCAGGTATTCGCGCAATGCGCCCACGTTGGGGTCGATGCTCATGCAGTTGTCGTTGAGCACGATCAGCAGGTTGCTGTCGGTAGCCCCCGCGTGGTTCATGCCCTCGAAAGCTTCCCCGGCGGTCAGGGCACCGTCGCCGATAACCGCAATATGGTGCCGCTCGTCGTTACCCTGCAACTGCGAGGCTACAGCCATCCCAAGAGCCGCCGAAATCGACGTCGACGAGTGGCCCACGCCGAACGCGTCGTAGATGCTTTCCTTCCGCTTGGGAAAGCCCGACAGCCCTTTATAGAATCGGTTGGTATGAAATTTCTCCCGCCGGGCAGTGAGAATCTTGTGGCCGTATGCCTGATGGCCCACGTCCCAGATCAGCTTATCGTCGGGCGTGTTGAATACATAATGCAAGGCGACTGTCAGCTCTACCACCCCCAGACTTGCCCCGAAATGCCCACCGAAGACGGAAACGTCGTCGATGATGAACTGACGGAGTTCATCGGCAAGCTGAGACAAACGGGATTTATCGAGTTTGCGAAGGTCGTCGGGTGTGTTGATGGTGGCCAACAAGGGGCCGGGGGTAATCAGCATGATACGTGCCTGATAAGTATCTGTGTGACAAGAACAACCTGTTGGTTTACAATGTTCACCATGCCGGACACACCGGGTCGTTCAGGTAACGAAAGTAGCACAAATGTCGGGAATTTATAAATAAACGAAGCCCTCACCCGTCTGGATTTGCGCAGACAACGTGAGGGCTTATCTTTTTTCGATATTGGCTAACTGTTGCGCTGACTGGCCCGAAACAGTTTCTGCTTTTCCTCGCGGGTCAGGCTCTCGTAGCCGGAGCGGGAAATTTTATCCAGAATTGTGTCGACTTCGTCCTGATCGGGTGTGTTAACAGATGTGCTGCTGCTCCCCGCTGCGTAACTGGTAGCCGTTGTACCTGCGCTGCTGCGCTGCCGATACGACACGCGCACGGGTGGTTTGGGCCGAACCAGATTGCTCCACGACTCCATTACCCAGTAGATGGGCCGACCAATATCGGTACCGTTTTGCAGCAGCTTCACGTAAGCAAAGCCAAGAAAAGCTCCGCCCAGGTGGGCCAAATGACCACCTGCATTAGCTCCCGCTGTCTGGGCAAACGACAAGATGATAAAGAAGAACACAATGTATTTGATCCGCACCGCACCCAGCAGTAGCAGATGAAAGGTGTAGTTTGGCAGCAGAGTTGCCGCACCAACGGCTACCGCATACGCAGCCCCCGACGCACCCAGCATCAGCGCCGTATCAGACTGGCTCTGGAAGTACGGTACCGTGTTGTAAATGGCCAGATAAAGCAACCCACCGGCAACACCGCCCATAAAATATAGGCCAACGAGCCGTCTATTGCCCAGGTACTCATCGATCAGCCGCCCAAACCAGTACAAAAACAGCATGTTGTACAGGATATGGAAAATATCGTCGTGGGCGAAAAAATACGTAAACAGCGTCCAGGGCTTATAAAGAAACGCCTGTATGTTGCCGGGGATCATGATCTGCTGCCGAATCAGGTAATACATACCCTGATTCTCAGCCATCATAAACCCGATTTTTGCCAGTAGCAATAGCAAAAAGACAACTGTATTGACCAGTATGATCTGCACCAACGTATTGTTGGGCTTACTGAATTCGCTCCGAAAGTCATCAAACAAGCCGCTCATTCCTAGTAAAACGTTTTCCGTTGTGAATTCCAGTATTTAACCAGTATATACGCAAATAGCATTCCGCCAATGTGGGCAAAGTGGGCCACGTTATCGCCCGCCTGTTGATATAAGCCCGAGTAGATCTCAAATGCCCCGTAGAAAATAACGAAGTATTTCGCTTTGATCGGTATAGGCGGAAACAACAAAAATAGCTCAGTGTTCGGAAACAGTAACCCAAATGCCATTAATACTCCAAATATCGCGCCTGACGCGCCAACCATCGGTTGATCAACCTGCTGCCCAAATAGTTTGTTGACTATTCTGAGGCTTCCCTGCACATAATCCGGGTTAGTCGGCTGCGCCTGATAGCTATCGATAAACTGCGCCATCTGGTCGTAATAGGCTCCCGCGTGCTCCGTGATGAACGCCGAAAAACCATCGGGTGTTGGCGCAGCCCGGTAGTCGCGAACGGCTTCGTACACGGCCGACATTTCGTAATAATTAACTCCCGAAAACAGCAGAGCCGCCCCCAGTCCGCAGAAAAAGTAAAAAAACGTAAAGCGTTTCGGCCCCCAGTATCGCTCCAGCATCGGCCCAAACACGATCAGCCCGATCATGTTGCTGAAAATA is part of the Spirosoma rhododendri genome and encodes:
- a CDS encoding DMT family transporter gives rise to the protein MDDRKRYWVGAGLVLLSAFCFACKGILIKLAFRYPVDPIALLTLRMAFSLPFYLAIGQYLKRIEGPVSLSRREWVALAAVGITGYYFASLFNFIGLVYISASLERILLFIYPTFVLLLNAVGFSRRVTRQQVIALLLTYSGILLAFVGNIGASAHTNVMLGAFWVILSGLVYALYLVGSESVMRRLGSQRFTCYAMVAATVPTVLHGVVAHGEGLFHYPMPVYGLGLIMAIFVTVVPTFMMAEGIRRVGAGNTSIIASIGPIFTIGLSTAILHEVITWQQVAGTGLVLLGVFLTSWKTPKKLLISSNKYRNTIN
- a CDS encoding ArsR/SmtB family transcription factor; the encoded protein is MENDKQIDKAAYVLKAVAHPLRIRIIQMLNESTELNVSTIYKNLNAEQSLISHHLINMRDKGILDIRRSGKNIFYFLVDTAVAEIIDCIYRSKIIQ
- the ruvB gene encoding Holliday junction branch migration DNA helicase RuvB, which encodes MRNDIMKGSGEGMTATDKEIERALRPLSFEDFTGQAKILDNLEVFVRAAMQRGDALDHVLLHGPPGLGKTTLSHIIANELNANIKMTSGPVLDKPSDLAGLLTNLQPNDVLFIDEIHRLNPIVEEYLYSAMEDYKIDIMLDSGPNARTVQIKLNPFTLIGATTRAGMLTSPLRARFGISCRLEYYDAQLLTSIVQRSSAILGTAIDETGAYEIARRSRGTPRIANNLLRRTRDFAQVKGNGYINVDIAEIALSALDVDQNGLDDMDNRILSTIIEKFKGGPVGITTIATACGEESETIEEVYEPFLIQEGFLKRTSRGREATEKAYHHLGIMPPMRPGELFN
- a CDS encoding PKD domain-containing protein; the encoded protein is MVWLLCLFFGIGGAQAQGIKISGKACVPDQQCKADSMRFVDSVRTGITRRVWNFGDGSAAVTRTAVGDSAVQHVFERAGTYTVTLTRTTSASVTTTSERIVSVYNRPQSFANWKTDTTICKGEKITLDPYASGPPQSGLRFLWYPKGDTTQTISVDSSGCYSVEAIDPNGCTYQDRINVDVCGEKKESQGVKWYFGQNAGLDFGGGGSPKPITDGNLSTIEGSSSIANTKGQLLFYSDGITIYDKNGNPMKSLVPGDTSAVTIPLGGNTRSTQSALIVPKPTCRGCEYLYYVYTTSEIRGNKVLTYSVVDMRQNSGKGAIVEKNVPVTQNGTEQSASVRNDRDSTYWVVNRKFDSNCFEIRHLTTAENPIVTTYCGGQKIDSLAQAEGYMKIGPADTSSANKGNRPMAVVIPGPPKNSVDLYTFNDSTGKMTFNRTLQLGNAPPKAYGVEFSPDGNSLYVTMLADTNRDGSQKGTSYVVKYDLTQKDSLLTQSRTVVDSSTTRQYGSIQIGPDGRIYVAVKGSRNLGTIENPNGGLLDSLQFNPAGQSLGGKTSQLGLPNLVSNFNDQSSGPGFTYSDTCARQPTVFQGSPNCPKLKETYTWNFGDGSVPVSTTALQPQRHTYQQPGQYYVSFHIVTRTSSGGICKDTLIKDTLTILETPQQMNLGPDTVICNKRGITLDLKVPATNYVWLVNGAVAGRQRTITFTRPGFYYAIGFAANGECYKTDTIRVQIRPVPSLNLGPDTLTCYKSTVELTVPQQVWRTFRWNTGATTKTITAPVAGVYSVTATFPTDNATCENSDTIRVSELPQIRLQAALTGPRSCTSADGAIALTVTPAGSYTYTYAWTRTDGAVLPGRSQLTNLIEGRYAVQVTDSIHACKVDSAFQLKSTANQLTLTPNVRDALCSIPNSGTISLNISGGTAVAYSWLDQNNNLITSTPVFDKAAPGRYNVQVQDANGCRAGRDSIVVRLDSAGFARLAAAPPKCSGQGVSLSLVTGDLTGNVYQWSNGATTPTINVSQPGSYSVTVTNTQTGCKGSSSVQVADRPAPNFAVTQQAALCVGDQGRTQLVANGASGLQFQWIGSDGRPLSDTARVLAVSQIGNYILRVTDPLGCTATATASVINQCEPRVNAPDAFSPNNDGVNDQFQVFSNYITDYEMRVYNRWGEVIFMSTNPEQKWDGTYRGSDYPSMLYPYVISYKSESFPERGKIVRRGSVLLVR
- a CDS encoding PorP/SprF family type IX secretion system membrane protein; this translates as MFKKYLLLGLLLSLGRLAQAQDPQFTQFYAAPLYLNPAFAGSAYAPRLTANYRNQWPAITNYVTTMVGFDHYFDRINSGVGLLISNDNQGQGRIQATEIGLQYAYQFQVSESSTVRLGLQGSYVNRNINYFGLTFGDQFSDRGFISGSSTIDPVAQGGFPKNKYLDFSTGALVFSDWYWVGVSAHHINRPDQGFFVNGRSRLPMKGSIQAGLRIPLNGVTGLSDELDREISISPVILYKFQGKYDQLDVGAYLTYSPITVGAYYRGIPFKKYDQTINNNDAVALLAGYRVDKFSIGYSYDATISSLGASGGSHELSLSYIFEKPERRTGVRRRDKKLPCPKF
- a CDS encoding aspartate kinase, producing MKVFKFGGASVKDAAGVRNLARVVKEQGPKSAVIVSAMGKTTNALEELVWAWLADDKPSIQAKNAQIRAYHEGIMADLTGDFAPVHQTIALLESMTQQPATGSRDEVYDQIVSLGEVLSTQVVAAHLQSAGVPTQWLDARQLIRTDVTFREGRVDWTETKKRVCEAIDKQQVSIIQGFIGQSTDGRTTTLGREGSDYSAAIVAYCLNADSVTIWKDVPGVLNADPKWFDDTVLLQRITYQDAIELAYYGATVIHPKTIKPLQNKNIPLYVRSFIDSDAPGTMIGDTGQHLTTPSFIFKINQLMISLHPTDFSFIAEDNLSRIFGRFAQAGVKINLMQNTAISFTVVVDNDPTRVTPLLDMLRQDFRVSYNDGLELVTIRYYDQSTIDRVLVGKRLLLEQKSRYTVQLVVRGV